The following are encoded together in the Chanodichthys erythropterus isolate Z2021 chromosome 16, ASM2448905v1, whole genome shotgun sequence genome:
- the dusp12 gene encoding dual specificity protein phosphatase 12 isoform X2: MIGVEAGLYIGSVSDVKDAQSLTDAGVTHILTVDSEEPSVTGFHTKFVRALDDASTDLLSRLDDCVSFICEAFSTQSESKSPAVLVHCHVGQSRSAAVVTAYLMKTKHLNLQDAYSKLQNLKPDVKMNEEFLDQLALYELMDCKVDTTNPLYKQFRLKKITEKYPELQNVPKDVFAVDPAQTQNAEAVYRCRKCRRTLFRHSSILSHCVGGGASAFSHKKTRIVSPAAEDQKQCTSYFIEPVQWMEQALLGVMDGQLLCPKCSSKLGSFNWYGEQCSCGRWVTPAFQMHKNRVDEIKHISISALK, translated from the exons ATGATAGGAGTGGAGGCTGGACTCTACATCGGATCTGTGTCCGATGTGAAGGATGCTCAGAGCCTGACAGACGCGGGTGTAACGCACATACTCACCGTTGACTCAGAGGAACCTTCTGTGACTGGATTCCACACGAAATTTGTCCGAGCTCTGGATGATGCGTCCACAGATCTCCTGAGCAGGCTGGATGACTGTGTCAGCTTTATATGTGAGGCTTTCAGCACACAATCTGAGTCCAAATCACCAGCAGTTCTTGTGCATTG ccATGTAGGGCAAAGTAGAAGTGCTGCTGTTGTGACTGCTTACCTGATGAAAACAAAACACCTGAATTTGCAGGATGCATATTCCAAACTCCAAAATTTAAAACCAGATGTTAA AATGAATGAAGAGTTTCTTGACCAGCTGGCACTTTATGAATTAATGGACTGTAAAGTAGACACCACAAATCCTTTATACAAACAGTTTAGATTGAAGAAAATTACTGAGAAATATCCAG AGCTCCAGAATGTGCCTAAAGATGTCTTTGCTGTTGACCCTGCTCAAACCCAGAATGCAGAAGCTGTATACAGATGTAGAAAGTGCag ACGCACACTTTTCCGTCACTCCAGCATTCTCAGTCACTGTGTGGGAGGAGGAGCCTCTGCGTTCTCTCATAAGAAGACGAGGATAGTGAGCCCTGCAGCTGAAGATCAGAAACAGTGCACATCCTACTTTATAGAGCCGGTGCAATGGATGGAGCAGGCCTTACTAGGTGTTATGGATGGACAG CTTTTGTGTCCCAAGTGCAGCTCAAAGCTGGGCTCGTTTAACTGGTACGGTGAACAGTGTTCGTGTGGGCGCTGGGTGACACCGGCCTTCCAGATGCACAAGAACAGAGTGGATGAAATCAAACACATCAGTATATCTGCACTCAAATGA
- the dusp12 gene encoding dual specificity protein phosphatase 12 isoform X1, whose amino-acid sequence MIGVEAGLYIGSVSDVKDAQSLTDAGVTHILTVDSEEPSVTGFHTKFVRALDDASTDLLSRLDDCVSFICEAFSTQSESKSPAVLVHCHVGQSRSAAVVTAYLMKTKHLNLQDAYSKLQNLKPDVKMNEEFLDQLALYELMDCKVDTTNPLYKQFRLKKITEKYPELQNVPKDVFAVDPAQTQNAEAVYRCRKCRRTLFRHSSILSHCVGGGASAFSHKKTRIVSPAAEDQKQCTSYFIEPVQWMEQALLGVMDGQVVSDCFTHLDTQLNRIIITLFLYVHLPFYKYVFLTIAKVKGLNLRLIIARGCSGYAINVPFCFSVGVFNIFQSKSFC is encoded by the exons ATGATAGGAGTGGAGGCTGGACTCTACATCGGATCTGTGTCCGATGTGAAGGATGCTCAGAGCCTGACAGACGCGGGTGTAACGCACATACTCACCGTTGACTCAGAGGAACCTTCTGTGACTGGATTCCACACGAAATTTGTCCGAGCTCTGGATGATGCGTCCACAGATCTCCTGAGCAGGCTGGATGACTGTGTCAGCTTTATATGTGAGGCTTTCAGCACACAATCTGAGTCCAAATCACCAGCAGTTCTTGTGCATTG ccATGTAGGGCAAAGTAGAAGTGCTGCTGTTGTGACTGCTTACCTGATGAAAACAAAACACCTGAATTTGCAGGATGCATATTCCAAACTCCAAAATTTAAAACCAGATGTTAA AATGAATGAAGAGTTTCTTGACCAGCTGGCACTTTATGAATTAATGGACTGTAAAGTAGACACCACAAATCCTTTATACAAACAGTTTAGATTGAAGAAAATTACTGAGAAATATCCAG AGCTCCAGAATGTGCCTAAAGATGTCTTTGCTGTTGACCCTGCTCAAACCCAGAATGCAGAAGCTGTATACAGATGTAGAAAGTGCag ACGCACACTTTTCCGTCACTCCAGCATTCTCAGTCACTGTGTGGGAGGAGGAGCCTCTGCGTTCTCTCATAAGAAGACGAGGATAGTGAGCCCTGCAGCTGAAGATCAGAAACAGTGCACATCCTACTTTATAGAGCCGGTGCAATGGATGGAGCAGGCCTTACTAGGTGTTATGGATGGACAGGTAGTATCTGACTGCTTCACACATCTGGACACACAATTAAACAGAATTATCATAACATTGTTCCTATATGTCCATTTACCTTTTTACAAGTATGTATTTTTAACTATTGcaaaagttaaagggttaaattTAAGATTGATAATTGCTAGAGGTTGTAGTGGCTATGCAATAAATGTGCCATTTTGTTTCTCTGtgggtgtttttaatatatttcaaagtAAAAGCTTTTGTTAA